One genomic region from Sphingomicrobium aestuariivivum encodes:
- a CDS encoding class I SAM-dependent RNA methyltransferase — MTETVLKIAGRGDGVTDAGTYVALAAPGDRVENGEVVARGAGYQDPPCRHFPQCGGCQLQHLTAAAFADYCRDRIAGALAQKGISTDYRPAHVSPPRSRRRADLKALRLGRKRLIGFTREKSHQIVDMAECHVLAPELFALLDPLRDLLDTMLPQRRTGRVQMTLTDQGVDLLLGGVETDGLEAAEALPAFAERHRLARLSIDDGYGAEARYEPQPVTITLGDVAVPFPQGAFLQATKDGEQALVAGVIEALEGGTGKTLDLFAGLGTFALALECPVIAAEAGREAILSLMQAARRSGRSVEATHRDLYRRPYDAKELEDFGAVVLDPPRSGAEAQCRELAKSDVSTIAYVSCNPGTFARDAAILIEGGYSLDWVRPVGQFRWSTHVELVSRFSR; from the coding sequence GTGACCGAGACCGTCCTCAAGATCGCCGGCCGCGGCGACGGCGTCACCGATGCGGGCACCTATGTCGCGCTCGCCGCCCCCGGCGACCGCGTCGAAAACGGAGAGGTCGTCGCGCGCGGCGCCGGCTACCAGGACCCGCCCTGCCGCCATTTCCCGCAGTGCGGCGGCTGCCAGCTCCAGCACCTCACCGCCGCCGCCTTCGCCGACTATTGCCGCGACCGCATCGCCGGTGCGCTGGCACAGAAGGGCATTTCGACCGACTATCGCCCCGCGCATGTCTCGCCGCCGCGCAGTCGTCGCCGTGCCGACCTCAAGGCGCTCCGCCTCGGCAGGAAACGGCTGATCGGCTTCACGCGCGAGAAATCGCACCAGATCGTGGACATGGCCGAGTGCCACGTGCTGGCGCCCGAATTGTTCGCCCTCCTAGATCCGCTCCGCGACCTTCTCGATACGATGCTCCCGCAGCGCCGCACGGGCCGCGTCCAGATGACGCTTACCGACCAAGGCGTCGACCTCCTCCTCGGCGGCGTCGAGACCGACGGGCTCGAGGCGGCCGAGGCGCTTCCCGCCTTTGCCGAGCGGCATCGCCTCGCGCGGCTATCGATCGACGATGGTTATGGCGCCGAAGCGCGCTACGAGCCGCAGCCCGTGACCATCACGCTCGGCGACGTGGCCGTGCCCTTCCCGCAAGGTGCCTTTCTTCAGGCCACCAAGGATGGCGAGCAGGCGCTCGTCGCCGGGGTCATCGAGGCGCTCGAGGGAGGCACGGGCAAGACGCTCGACCTGTTCGCGGGGCTCGGCACTTTCGCGCTGGCGCTGGAATGCCCCGTCATCGCCGCCGAAGCCGGGCGCGAGGCGATCCTCTCGCTGATGCAGGCGGCACGCCGCTCGGGCCGCTCGGTCGAGGCCACCCACCGCGACCTCTACCGCCGACCCTATGATGCCAAGGAGCTCGAGGATTTCGGCGCGGTCGTACTCGATCCGCCGCGCTCGGGCGCGGAGGCGCAGTGCCGCGAATTGGCAAAGAGCGATGTGTCGACCATCGCCTATGTCAGCTGCAACCCCGGCACCTTCGCCCGCGATGCCGCCATCCTGATCGAGGGCGGCTACAGCCTCGACTGGGTCCGCCCCGTCGGCCAGTTCCGCTGGTCGACCCACGTCGAGCTGGTGAGCCGCTTCTCGCGCTAA
- a CDS encoding NAD(P)H-hydrate dehydratase, with the protein MTRPILPAAELRHLEQEAMQAGISERELMERAGKALATASLRMFGPRDTLILCGKGNNGGDGYVAARHLAEAGASVRIAALGEPGTEAAKTARADWTGEVEALGEDTAEADLVIDCLFGTGLSRPIDEEVATPARRLLTAARRTVACDLPSGVEADSGEVLTDLGSFDLTLALGALKPAHRLAPAIHHCGRVASAGIGLGAQGDWHEIAAPALPALDPDGHKFDRGMVHCLSGAMPGAIALSAHAAARAGAGYVRVSTSRMIDGLPSSIVQTEDATALDDERIGCLLVGPGMGDIPPLLTVALTKTHPLVLDADALRHVGEPERLNGHDAILTPHEGEFVELFGDLEGSKADRALQAAAASQCIIVYKGADTLVAAPDGRLGFAPPAPASLATAGAGDVLAGIIAACRARGLDRFEAACAGVWIHGRAAEACKAPFIADDLVAAIAVVM; encoded by the coding sequence ATGACCCGTCCCATCCTTCCCGCCGCCGAACTCCGCCACCTCGAACAGGAGGCGATGCAGGCCGGCATCTCCGAACGCGAACTGATGGAGCGCGCCGGCAAGGCGCTCGCCACCGCGAGCCTGCGCATGTTCGGCCCGCGCGATACGCTCATCCTGTGCGGCAAGGGCAATAATGGAGGTGACGGCTATGTCGCCGCGCGCCATCTCGCCGAAGCGGGCGCGAGCGTCCGTATCGCCGCCTTGGGCGAGCCCGGCACCGAAGCCGCCAAGACTGCCCGCGCCGACTGGACCGGCGAGGTCGAGGCGCTCGGAGAAGACACGGCCGAGGCCGATCTCGTGATCGACTGCCTGTTTGGCACCGGCCTGTCGCGCCCGATCGACGAGGAGGTCGCAACCCCCGCGCGTCGCCTCCTCACCGCCGCGCGCCGCACGGTTGCCTGCGACCTGCCGAGTGGCGTGGAGGCCGACAGCGGCGAGGTGCTGACCGATCTCGGTAGCTTCGATCTCACGCTCGCGCTCGGCGCGCTCAAGCCCGCGCATCGCCTCGCCCCCGCCATCCACCATTGCGGCCGCGTCGCCAGCGCGGGCATCGGCCTCGGGGCGCAGGGCGACTGGCACGAGATCGCCGCGCCCGCGCTGCCCGCCCTCGACCCCGACGGCCACAAGTTCGACCGCGGCATGGTGCATTGCCTGTCGGGCGCCATGCCCGGCGCCATCGCCTTGTCCGCCCATGCCGCCGCTCGCGCGGGTGCAGGCTATGTCCGCGTCTCGACGAGCCGCATGATCGACGGGCTCCCGTCCTCAATCGTCCAGACCGAGGACGCTACCGCGCTCGACGACGAGCGCATCGGCTGCCTCCTCGTCGGCCCCGGCATGGGTGACATCCCGCCGCTGCTGACCGTCGCACTGACCAAGACGCACCCGCTCGTGCTCGATGCCGACGCGCTTCGCCATGTCGGCGAACCCGAGCGTCTCAACGGCCACGACGCCATCCTCACCCCGCACGAAGGCGAATTCGTCGAGCTGTTCGGCGACCTCGAAGGCTCGAAGGCCGACCGTGCTCTGCAGGCCGCCGCCGCGAGCCAGTGCATCATCGTCTACAAGGGCGCCGACACGCTCGTCGCCGCGCCCGACGGACGCCTCGGTTTCGCGCCGCCGGCACCCGCATCGCTTGCGACCGCGGGGGCAGGGGACGTGCTCGCCGGCATCATCGCCGCTTGCCGAGCGCGCGGGCTCGACCGGTTCGAGGCCGCCTGCGCCGGTGTCTGGATCCACGGCCGCGCGGCCGAAGCCTGCAAGGCGCCCTTCATCGCCGACGACCTGGTCGCCGCCATCGCGGTGGTGATGTGA
- a CDS encoding 4-(cytidine 5'-diphospho)-2-C-methyl-D-erythritol kinase — protein sequence MPLREPAPAKLNLALHVRRRRDDGYHELETLFAFCIDGDVLTGSSEAAAEHRLVLDITGPFGAGLDAAGNLVERAWQALKVAAPPAHVRLGLDKRLPVASGLGGGSADAAAALRLLTSLWKLDPAIAQEAAPALGADVPACLLSMSARGEGVGEKLSPVPTPELAGAPVLLVNPLVPLSTPAVFKAWDGGDRGPLGEDWRRGRNDLEPPARDLVPAIGEVLEWLGARPGVDIARMSGSGASCFALFADEASRDTAAAACPDKWWHLATHLR from the coding sequence GTGCCCCTGCGCGAGCCCGCGCCCGCCAAGCTCAATCTCGCGCTCCACGTCCGTCGCCGCCGCGATGACGGCTATCACGAGCTGGAGACGCTGTTCGCCTTCTGCATCGATGGCGATGTACTGACGGGGAGCAGCGAGGCAGCCGCCGAACACAGGCTCGTTCTCGACATCACCGGGCCGTTCGGCGCGGGCCTCGACGCAGCGGGCAACCTCGTCGAACGTGCTTGGCAGGCGCTGAAGGTCGCCGCGCCGCCCGCGCATGTCCGGCTCGGCCTCGACAAACGACTGCCGGTCGCCAGCGGACTTGGTGGCGGTTCGGCCGATGCCGCCGCCGCGCTGCGCCTGCTCACCAGCCTGTGGAAGCTCGATCCCGCCATCGCGCAGGAGGCCGCGCCCGCGCTCGGCGCCGACGTTCCTGCCTGCCTCCTGTCGATGAGCGCGCGCGGCGAAGGGGTAGGGGAGAAGCTCTCGCCGGTCCCGACCCCCGAACTTGCAGGCGCCCCCGTGCTGCTCGTCAATCCGCTCGTGCCCCTGTCGACGCCCGCCGTCTTCAAGGCGTGGGATGGTGGCGATCGCGGGCCGCTGGGCGAGGACTGGCGTCGCGGTCGCAACGACCTCGAACCGCCCGCCCGCGACCTCGTGCCCGCCATCGGCGAGGTGCTCGAATGGCTCGGCGCGCGGCCCGGCGTAGACATCGCCCGCATGTCGGGAAGCGGCGCCAGCTGCTTCGCCCTGTTCGCCGACGAAGCATCGCGTGACACGGCGGCTGCGGCCTGCCCCGACAAATGGTGGCATCTGGCGACCCATCTGCGCTAA
- a CDS encoding tetratricopeptide repeat protein → MDADVEARAATEAIAAGRFDLALSIARNSSQPESFNLDLRLLLLAEALRQERYREALAMLEDDRARVQIEFLSPFVRGWVETAADQRPGTEERGPALVTGMAEQRPLSRQKDEQAAFLYLAIGEVEPALALIDPALSRAGPREARLRLAFADRLTTLGRPDLATVLLAGEDEILVAARRRLEEGDGLGQAILTPAQGFSELLLAVSVDLAEGRNTALPLGIAQVARFADPDNDSADIITGAMLERDSRKERALDLYRAVDRNSPLVLQAEDSIIQLLVTDDRAAEALEMARRAHRRSPDRPGSWARMADALAALERHEEAANAYAQERVRLDRENDWPLLFLEAVSRHKSGNWPHAEALLNQALGQAPDQAILLNYLGYSMLEEGGDLPLASAYIRKASRLEPDSAAITDSLGWALYKLGDLDGAVAALSRAAGQAPSDPEIHEHYGDALYAASRRIEARFAWEVARYYAPDAAMTTRIEDKMTYGLQPSNAAP, encoded by the coding sequence GTGGACGCGGACGTCGAGGCGCGGGCTGCGACCGAGGCGATCGCCGCGGGGCGCTTCGACCTTGCCCTCTCGATCGCACGCAATTCATCGCAGCCCGAGAGCTTCAACCTCGACCTGCGCTTGCTGCTCCTCGCCGAGGCGCTCAGGCAGGAACGCTACCGCGAGGCCCTCGCCATGCTCGAGGACGATCGCGCGCGGGTACAGATCGAGTTTCTCAGCCCGTTCGTGCGCGGTTGGGTGGAGACCGCCGCCGACCAGCGCCCGGGCACCGAGGAGCGCGGCCCCGCACTTGTCACCGGCATGGCTGAACAGCGCCCGCTGTCACGCCAGAAGGACGAACAGGCTGCCTTCCTCTACCTTGCCATCGGCGAGGTCGAACCCGCGCTCGCGCTGATCGACCCGGCCCTGTCGCGCGCCGGCCCCCGCGAGGCGCGCCTGCGTCTGGCCTTCGCCGACCGGCTGACGACCCTCGGGCGCCCCGACCTTGCCACCGTGCTGCTCGCAGGCGAAGACGAGATCCTCGTCGCCGCCCGCCGCCGTCTCGAGGAGGGCGACGGCCTCGGCCAGGCGATCCTCACCCCCGCACAGGGCTTTTCCGAGCTCCTCCTCGCGGTTTCCGTCGACCTTGCCGAGGGCCGCAACACCGCGCTGCCGCTCGGCATCGCGCAGGTCGCCCGCTTCGCCGATCCCGACAATGACAGCGCCGACATCATCACCGGCGCCATGCTCGAACGCGACAGCCGCAAGGAACGTGCACTCGACCTCTACCGCGCCGTGGACCGCAATTCCCCGCTCGTGCTCCAGGCCGAGGACAGCATCATCCAGCTGCTCGTCACCGACGACCGTGCCGCCGAGGCGCTCGAGATGGCGCGCCGAGCGCATCGCCGCAGCCCCGACCGGCCCGGAAGTTGGGCCCGCATGGCCGATGCGCTCGCCGCACTCGAGCGCCACGAGGAAGCCGCCAATGCCTACGCACAGGAACGGGTGCGGCTCGATCGCGAGAACGACTGGCCGCTACTCTTCCTCGAGGCGGTGTCGCGCCACAAGTCGGGCAACTGGCCGCATGCCGAGGCATTGCTGAACCAGGCGCTCGGCCAGGCGCCCGACCAGGCAATCCTCCTCAACTATCTCGGCTATTCGATGCTCGAGGAGGGCGGCGACCTGCCGCTCGCCAGCGCCTATATCCGCAAGGCCTCGCGGCTCGAACCGGACAGCGCGGCGATCACCGACAGCCTCGGCTGGGCGCTCTACAAACTGGGCGACCTCGACGGCGCGGTCGCGGCCCTGTCGCGCGCCGCCGGACAGGCCCCGTCCGACCCCGAGATCCACGAGCATTATGGCGATGCACTCTACGCCGCGAGCCGCCGCATCGAGGCCCGCTTCGCGTGGGAAGTGGCGCGCTACTACGCGCCCGACGCGGCCATGACGACCCGCATCGAGGACAAGATGACCTATGGGCTCCAGCCTTCCAACGCCGCGCCCTGA
- a CDS encoding electron transfer flavoprotein-ubiquinone oxidoreductase encodes MSERESMEYDVVIVGAGPAGLSAAIRLKQLAAEREEEISVVVLEKGSEVGAHILSGAVIDPKALDELIPDWRERDDCPLKVAVTENHHWILSDTGKLEIPHLFTPSFMHNKGTYTGSLGNLTRWLAGVAEEMEVEIFPGFAAAEILFNDDGSVRGVATGDMGVTRGGEHGPDYQPGMELHAKYTLFAEGARGHLTKELTNLFDLRKDSGPQVYGIGIKELWDIPADKHVPGKVVHTQGWPLDEAWGGGFLYHQDNGQVALGFVVALDYDNPYLSPFEEMQRWKTHPDIRAEIEGGTRVSYGARAINEGGWQAIPQLAFPGGALIGCSAGFVNVPRIKGTHTAMKSGMIAAAHLADALKAGRHHDVLEGYEPDVRSSWIGTELKKVRNAQPFVAKFGGKIGTLLAGVDMWLNQLKIGSPWTLKHHADHKQMQPAAAARKIDYPKPDGTLTFDRLSSVYLSNTNHEEDQPIHLTLKDAEVPIAVNYNLYASPETRYCPAGVYEIVGEEEGDPKLQINAQNCVHCKTCDIKDMTQNINWVVPEGGGGPNYPNM; translated from the coding sequence ATGAGCGAACGTGAGTCGATGGAATATGATGTCGTCATCGTCGGGGCCGGCCCGGCGGGCCTTTCGGCGGCGATCCGGCTGAAGCAGCTGGCGGCCGAACGCGAGGAAGAGATCAGTGTCGTCGTGCTCGAGAAGGGCTCGGAGGTCGGCGCGCATATCCTCTCGGGCGCGGTCATCGATCCCAAGGCGCTCGACGAGCTCATCCCCGACTGGCGCGAGCGGGACGACTGCCCCCTGAAGGTCGCGGTCACCGAGAATCATCACTGGATTCTCAGCGACACCGGCAAGCTCGAGATCCCGCATCTCTTCACGCCGTCCTTCATGCACAACAAGGGCACCTATACCGGCAGCCTCGGCAATCTCACCCGCTGGCTCGCGGGCGTGGCCGAGGAAATGGAGGTCGAGATCTTCCCCGGCTTCGCGGCCGCCGAAATCCTCTTCAACGACGATGGCTCGGTGCGCGGCGTGGCGACCGGCGACATGGGCGTGACGCGCGGCGGCGAGCATGGCCCCGACTATCAGCCCGGCATGGAGCTCCACGCCAAATATACCCTCTTCGCCGAGGGCGCGCGCGGGCACCTGACCAAGGAACTGACCAACCTGTTCGACTTGCGCAAGGACAGCGGGCCGCAGGTCTATGGCATCGGCATCAAGGAACTGTGGGACATCCCCGCCGACAAGCATGTGCCGGGCAAGGTCGTGCACACGCAGGGCTGGCCCTTGGACGAGGCGTGGGGAGGGGGCTTCCTCTACCACCAGGACAATGGCCAGGTCGCCTTGGGCTTCGTCGTCGCGCTCGACTACGACAACCCCTATCTCTCGCCCTTCGAGGAAATGCAGCGCTGGAAGACGCACCCCGACATCCGCGCCGAGATCGAGGGCGGCACCCGAGTCTCCTATGGCGCGCGCGCGATCAACGAGGGCGGCTGGCAGGCCATCCCGCAGCTCGCCTTCCCGGGCGGCGCGCTGATCGGCTGCTCGGCGGGCTTCGTCAACGTACCCCGTATCAAGGGCACTCACACCGCCATGAAGTCTGGCATGATCGCTGCCGCGCATCTCGCCGATGCCCTCAAGGCGGGCCGCCATCACGATGTCCTCGAGGGCTATGAACCCGACGTGCGCTCGAGCTGGATCGGCACCGAGCTCAAGAAGGTTCGCAACGCGCAGCCCTTCGTCGCCAAGTTCGGTGGCAAGATCGGCACGCTGCTCGCCGGCGTCGACATGTGGCTCAACCAGCTCAAGATCGGCTCGCCGTGGACGCTGAAGCACCATGCCGACCACAAGCAGATGCAGCCCGCCGCCGCGGCGCGGAAAATCGACTATCCCAAACCGGACGGCACGCTGACCTTCGACCGCCTGAGCTCGGTCTATCTGTCGAACACCAACCATGAGGAGGATCAGCCGATCCACCTCACGCTGAAGGACGCCGAAGTCCCGATCGCGGTGAACTACAACCTCTACGCCAGCCCCGAGACGCGTTACTGTCCCGCGGGCGTCTACGAGATCGTTGGCGAGGAAGAGGGCGACCCGAAGCTCCAGATCAACGCGCAGAATTGCGTCCACTGCAAGACCTGCGACATCAAGGACATGACCCAGAACATCAACTGGGTGGTGCCCGAAGGCGGGGGAGGCCCGAACTATCCGAACATGTAA
- a CDS encoding uracil-DNA glycosylase family protein, with amino-acid sequence MPGTLGDIEQWLAARSEKLDARHLPAVIPEGAPLLVIGARGDGEDGLLPPARVLFDRMMAAIGIEAPPLAMIDPAFRPGQPARAPFDPMLVEAMRRRIALAKPERLLILGDQAARALLDAPLLKARGKAQMVEGVRCVATFHPRWLLDRPGDKRMAWQDLQILTGDE; translated from the coding sequence ATGCCCGGGACGTTGGGCGATATCGAACAATGGCTGGCGGCGCGGTCGGAGAAACTCGATGCCCGTCACTTGCCCGCGGTTATTCCGGAGGGCGCGCCGTTGCTTGTCATCGGCGCGCGGGGTGATGGCGAGGACGGGCTGCTGCCGCCCGCAAGGGTTCTGTTCGACCGGATGATGGCGGCGATCGGGATCGAGGCGCCGCCGCTGGCGATGATCGATCCGGCGTTCCGGCCGGGACAGCCGGCGCGCGCACCCTTCGACCCGATGCTCGTCGAGGCGATGCGCAGGCGGATCGCGCTGGCAAAGCCCGAGCGCCTGCTCATCCTTGGCGACCAGGCCGCGCGTGCGTTGCTCGATGCGCCGCTCCTCAAGGCGCGGGGCAAGGCGCAGATGGTCGAGGGCGTCCGCTGCGTGGCCACCTTCCACCCGCGCTGGTTGCTCGACCGGCCCGGCGACAAGCGCATGGCCTGGCAAGATCTCCAGATCCTCACGGGGGACGAATGA
- a CDS encoding lytic transglycosylase domain-containing protein — protein sequence MKRIGLAVVTAALFCGQPAAAQDDPLAPRPSNGDAQATSLVSSWGGILGAIDRQQWTLAERSIAAMGNNVMAPYALAELYLAPNSPRVSGAQAAALVRAAPELPQAERLAALAAERGGDRVSAAPTQAVVSLGGAPRRTRARSTGSAVVGDLRTALRPSIEADDGRQAEALYREALSQGRLRGEEQAEIAQLVAWIHYVAGDMQSARRVAAEGVAAGGGEWRAQAAWTQGLANWRLGDCNAASSAFRTTAAGTSDRELRSAAHYWTARAEQRCRRPQGVAPYLGAAARDAETFYGQLARERLGVTRRLGQRVGPSDRATRARVEALPNVVRARSLVALGERERATELLRHQARIGDPRDHKALVEVAGALKLGLQYWLATNGPRGARVDPADRYPSPAWQPDNGWRIDPFLVYSHIIQESDFREHVVSPADAVGLMQVRPGTAADQARKRGQSVTAAQLKRPETNIDHGQQFLENMRRNRATRDELMRVIAAYNAGPLPVSRWASIPGNDPLLWMESLPYWETRFYIPAILRNYFVYHAEAGTTPQALTDILQGRAPRYPSR from the coding sequence ATGAAGCGTATCGGCCTGGCGGTGGTAACGGCCGCCCTGTTCTGTGGGCAACCGGCAGCGGCGCAGGACGATCCCCTCGCGCCCCGCCCGTCCAATGGCGACGCGCAGGCAACGTCGCTCGTCTCGAGCTGGGGTGGCATCCTCGGGGCGATCGACCGCCAGCAGTGGACGCTCGCCGAGCGCTCGATCGCGGCGATGGGCAATAATGTGATGGCCCCCTATGCGCTGGCCGAACTCTATCTCGCGCCCAATTCGCCGCGCGTCAGCGGCGCGCAGGCCGCGGCGCTGGTGCGCGCGGCGCCCGAATTGCCGCAGGCCGAACGGCTTGCCGCGCTTGCCGCCGAACGGGGCGGCGACCGCGTCTCGGCCGCGCCGACGCAGGCCGTCGTCAGCCTCGGCGGCGCGCCGCGCCGGACGCGGGCGCGCTCGACCGGCTCGGCCGTTGTCGGCGATCTTCGCACCGCCCTGCGCCCCTCGATCGAGGCCGACGACGGGCGGCAGGCGGAAGCGCTTTATCGCGAAGCCCTGAGCCAGGGGCGACTGCGCGGCGAGGAGCAGGCCGAGATCGCGCAGCTCGTGGCGTGGATCCATTATGTCGCGGGCGACATGCAGTCGGCGCGGCGGGTCGCGGCCGAAGGCGTCGCCGCTGGCGGCGGCGAATGGCGAGCGCAAGCGGCCTGGACGCAGGGGCTCGCCAACTGGCGCCTCGGTGACTGCAATGCGGCGTCATCGGCCTTCCGGACGACTGCCGCCGGAACGAGCGACCGCGAACTCCGCAGCGCGGCGCATTACTGGACCGCGCGCGCCGAGCAGCGTTGCCGCCGTCCGCAGGGCGTCGCACCCTATCTCGGTGCGGCAGCGCGCGATGCCGAGACGTTTTACGGACAGCTGGCCCGCGAACGGCTCGGCGTGACCCGCCGGCTCGGCCAGCGGGTGGGCCCCAGCGATCGTGCCACGCGGGCACGGGTCGAGGCGCTGCCCAATGTCGTGCGCGCCCGCTCGCTCGTCGCGCTGGGCGAGCGCGAACGGGCGACCGAGCTGCTGCGGCACCAGGCGCGGATCGGCGACCCGCGCGATCACAAGGCGCTGGTCGAGGTGGCGGGCGCGCTGAAGCTCGGCCTGCAATATTGGCTGGCGACCAACGGGCCGCGCGGCGCGAGGGTCGATCCGGCCGATCGCTATCCCTCGCCGGCGTGGCAGCCCGACAACGGGTGGCGGATCGATCCCTTCCTCGTCTACAGCCATATCATCCAGGAAAGCGATTTTCGCGAGCATGTGGTGTCGCCGGCCGATGCGGTCGGGTTGATGCAGGTGCGCCCCGGCACGGCCGCCGACCAGGCGCGCAAGCGCGGGCAGAGCGTCACCGCGGCGCAGTTGAAGCGGCCCGAAACCAATATCGACCACGGCCAGCAGTTCCTCGAGAATATGCGCCGCAACCGTGCGACGCGCGACGAGCTGATGCGCGTGATCGCGGCCTATAATGCGGGGCCGCTGCCGGTGTCGCGCTGGGCGAGCATCCCGGGCAATGATCCGCTCCTGTGGATGGAGAGCCTGCCCTATTGGGAGACGCGCTTTTACATCCCCGCGATCCTGCGGAACTATTTCGTCTATCATGCCGAGGCGGGCACGACGCCGCAGGCGCTGACCGACATCCTGCAGGGCCGCGCGCCGCGCTATCCCTCGCGCTAG
- a CDS encoding PA0069 family radical SAM protein, translating to MPIESTRGRGATRNDSPSRFNLRAHVADGDWLDEVERIDGVAPRRTTVSIERPKTILTKNNSPDIGFDRSVNPYRGCEHGCIYCFARPTHAYHDLSPGVDFESRLFVKPDAPRLLHETLGRKGYAPAPIALGTNTDPYQPIEGRWKVTRGVLEILAECDHPFTITTKSDRVLRDIDLIAGAARKKLAAVALSVTSLEAGTHSTLEPRAPAPRKRLEAIRQLSAAGVPVYLSVSPVVPHITDHEMEAIVAAGAEAGARSAFFLPVRLPHEVAPLFKDWLKTHYPDRARKVIATIRELRGGRDNDPKFFSRLRGTGVWAELFRRRFEKACADHGLSRAKFALNCALFRPPSGDQLRLL from the coding sequence ATGCCGATCGAGTCCACCAGGGGGCGCGGTGCCACCCGCAACGACAGCCCGTCGCGCTTCAACCTGCGCGCCCATGTCGCCGACGGCGACTGGCTCGACGAGGTGGAGCGGATAGACGGGGTCGCGCCGCGGCGCACGACCGTATCGATCGAGCGCCCGAAGACCATCCTGACGAAGAACAATTCGCCCGACATCGGCTTCGACCGCTCGGTCAATCCCTATCGCGGCTGCGAGCATGGCTGCATCTACTGTTTCGCGCGGCCCACCCATGCCTATCACGACCTGTCGCCGGGCGTGGATTTCGAGAGCCGCCTGTTCGTCAAGCCCGACGCGCCGCGCCTCCTCCACGAGACATTGGGCCGCAAGGGCTACGCCCCTGCCCCCATCGCGCTCGGCACCAACACCGATCCCTACCAGCCGATCGAGGGGCGGTGGAAGGTGACGCGCGGGGTCCTCGAGATCCTCGCCGAATGCGACCATCCCTTCACCATCACCACCAAGTCGGACCGCGTGCTGCGCGACATCGACCTCATCGCCGGGGCGGCGCGCAAGAAGCTGGCGGCCGTGGCGCTCTCGGTGACGAGCCTCGAGGCCGGGACCCATTCCACGCTCGAACCGCGGGCGCCCGCGCCGCGCAAACGGCTCGAGGCGATCCGCCAGCTGTCGGCGGCGGGCGTGCCCGTGTATCTCTCGGTCTCCCCTGTCGTGCCGCATATTACCGACCATGAAATGGAGGCGATCGTGGCAGCAGGTGCCGAGGCGGGCGCGCGCAGCGCCTTCTTCCTTCCCGTGCGGCTGCCGCACGAGGTCGCCCCGCTGTTCAAGGACTGGCTCAAGACCCATTATCCCGACCGCGCGCGCAAGGTGATTGCGACCATCCGCGAGTTGCGTGGCGGACGCGACAACGACCCCAAATTCTTCAGCCGGCTGCGCGGCACCGGCGTCTGGGCCGAGCTGTTCCGGCGTCGCTTCGAGAAAGCCTGCGCCGACCATGGCCTGTCGCGTGCCAAGTTCGCGCTCAACTGTGCGCTGTTCCGGCCGCCGTCGGGCGATCAGCTTCGCCTGCTCTGA